One Peromyscus leucopus breed LL Stock chromosome 6, UCI_PerLeu_2.1, whole genome shotgun sequence genomic region harbors:
- the Ivl gene encoding involucrin encodes MSQQHTLPVTAPAVVQESLKTVCLPAHTQQVQTKQPTSQPEQCQKVFSETEEKGSSKQEKGMTPVEGLPEQECEQQQQQQQQQQQGPQEQQLSVKKPQQELQEQELHLEKQLPPQEPQELHLGQHQQEPQEQELHVGPQEQGLCLGQQQQQQQQQQQQQQQQQQQGTLRPQELSLRQHQKEKRQDPELHLGQQHQELIPGGKQPEPQEQEPHQGQRHQEPQEQELPLGQKQQQQQQQEPQEQELQLGQHQQQQEAQELHLRQHQKQKLREPELHLGKQRGQEPPPEPEKHVGKQQHKEPQEPELHLGKQQHRESQESELNLGQDQKQKHEPELHLGKQQQQQETEHDGYQGTQSLGQSLKQEKAPREQQLDDPQLEKEKELLDQRLDQDLVRKDEQLEWKNEQLPEHLTEQEKQTGQVVASTGQVQETRTILPVKGDNLLATGKQRQNQEVQ; translated from the coding sequence ATGTCCCAGCAGCACACACTGCCAGTGACTGCCCCAGCTGTGGTTCAGGAATCTCTCAAGACTGTGTGTCTCCCAGCTCACACTCAGCAGGTACAAACGAAGCAGCCAACTTCACAACCTGAACAATGCCAGAAggtattttctgagacagaagaGAAGGGTTCCTCCAAACAAGAGAAGGGCATGACCCCCGTGGAGGGGCTGCCTGAGCAAGAgtgtgagcagcagcagcagcagcagcagcagcagcagcagggaccaCAAGAGCAGCAGCTATCTGTGAAAAAGCCACAGCAGGAGCTGCAGGAGCAGGAACTGCATCTGGAGAAGCAGCTGCCACCACAAGAGCCACAGGAGCTGCATCTGGGACAGCATCAGCAAGAGCCACAGGAGCAAGAATTGCATGTGGGACCACAGGAACAGGGGCTGTGCCtgggacaacagcagcagcagcagcagcagcagcagcagcagcagcagcagcagcagcagcaaggcacACTGAGACCACAGGAACTAAGTCTGAGACAGCACCAGAAGGAGAAGCGGCAGGATCCAGAACTCCACCTGGGTCAGCAGCATCAGGAACTGATTCCAGGAGGGAAGCAGCCGGAACCGCAGGAGCAGGAACCGCACCAGGGACAGAGGCACCAGGAGCCACAGGAGCAGGAGCTGCCCCTgggacagaagcagcagcagcagcagcaacaggagcCACAAGAGCAGGAGCTGCAGCTGGGGCAGCACCAGCAGCAACAGGAGGCACAGGAGCTGCATCTGAGACAGCATCAGAAACAGAAGCTCCGTGAACCAGAACTTCACCTGGGAAAGCAGCGGGGTCAGGAGCCACCACCGGAGCCAGAAAAGCACGTGGGAAAACAGCAGCACAAAGAGCCCCAGGAGCCAGAACTGCACCTGGGAAAACAGCAGCATCGGGAGTCCCAGGAGTCTGAACTGAACCTGGGACAGGACCAGAAACAGAAGCACGAGCCAGAACTGCACCtaggaaagcagcagcagcagcaggagacagaGCATGACGGATATCAAGGAACACAAAGTCTAGGTCAGTCACTCAAGCAAGAGAAAGCCCCAAGGGAGCAGCAGCTGGACGACCCACAgctagaaaaggagaaggaactCTTGGACCAGAGACTAGATCAAGACCTAGTAAGGAAAGATGAGCAGCTGGAATGGAAGAATGAACAACTCCCGGAGCACCTGACAGAGCAGGAGAAGCAGACAGGGCAAGTCGTAGCAAGCACTGGCCAAGTCCAAGAGACTCGGACAATCCTACCAGTGAAAGGAGACAACTTGCTCGCtacagggaaacagaggcagaaccaggaagtgCAGTGA